One genomic segment of Amycolatopsis sp. WQ 127309 includes these proteins:
- the murA gene encoding UDP-N-acetylglucosamine 1-carboxyvinyltransferase, producing the protein MSEHFDVHGGARLVGEVDVVGAKNSVLKLMAAALLAEGTTTITNCPQILDVPLMGDVLRSVGCEVVIEGDTATITTPAELSHRADSAAMGKLRASVCVLGPLVGRLKQAVVALPGGDAIGSRPLDMHQNGLRKLGATSTIEHGCVVAKAETLVGAQIWLDFPSVGATENILMAAVLAEGTTVIDNCAREPEIVDICTMLVEMGAKVEGAGTSTLTVHGVEQLHPTEHSVIGDRIVGATWAFAASMTRGDLTVRGVNPHHLDLVLDKLQLAGAEVTTFGDKGFRIVQAERPQAVDWVTLPYPGFATDLQPFAVALSAVSEGTSMITENVYEARFRFIEEMIRLSGDTRTDGHHAVVRGVERLSSAPVWASDIRAGAGLVLAGLCADGVTEVWDVFHIDRGYPHFVENLNRLGARIERVSGEPDRT; encoded by the coding sequence ATGAGCGAGCACTTCGACGTGCATGGCGGAGCCCGGCTGGTCGGCGAGGTCGACGTGGTCGGGGCCAAGAACAGCGTGCTGAAGCTGATGGCCGCGGCCCTCCTCGCGGAGGGCACCACGACCATCACGAACTGCCCGCAGATCCTCGACGTCCCGCTGATGGGCGACGTGCTGCGGAGCGTCGGCTGCGAGGTCGTCATCGAGGGCGACACGGCCACGATCACCACGCCGGCCGAGCTGTCCCACCGCGCCGACTCGGCGGCGATGGGCAAGCTGCGCGCGTCCGTCTGCGTGCTGGGACCGCTGGTCGGCCGGCTGAAGCAGGCCGTCGTGGCGCTGCCGGGCGGCGACGCGATCGGCTCGCGGCCGCTGGACATGCACCAGAACGGCCTGCGCAAGCTGGGCGCGACGAGCACCATCGAGCACGGCTGCGTCGTCGCGAAGGCCGAGACGCTGGTCGGCGCGCAGATCTGGCTGGACTTCCCGAGCGTCGGCGCGACCGAGAACATCCTGATGGCCGCCGTCCTCGCCGAGGGCACCACGGTGATCGACAACTGCGCGCGCGAGCCCGAGATCGTCGACATCTGCACGATGCTCGTGGAGATGGGCGCGAAGGTCGAAGGCGCCGGGACGTCGACGCTGACCGTGCACGGCGTGGAGCAGCTGCACCCCACCGAGCACAGCGTGATCGGCGACCGGATCGTGGGCGCCACCTGGGCGTTCGCGGCGTCGATGACCCGCGGCGACCTGACCGTGCGCGGGGTCAACCCGCACCACCTCGACCTGGTGCTGGACAAGCTCCAGCTGGCCGGCGCCGAGGTCACCACGTTCGGCGACAAGGGCTTCCGCATCGTGCAGGCCGAGCGGCCGCAGGCGGTCGACTGGGTGACGCTGCCGTACCCCGGCTTCGCGACCGACCTGCAGCCGTTCGCGGTCGCGCTGTCAGCGGTGTCCGAGGGCACGTCGATGATCACGGAGAACGTCTACGAGGCCCGGTTCCGGTTCATCGAGGAGATGATCCGGCTCTCCGGCGACACCCGCACGGACGGCCACCACGCGGTGGTCCGCGGCGTCGAACGGCTCTCCAGCGCGCCGGTCTGGGCGTCGGACATCCGCGCGGGCGCCGGGCTGGTGCTGGCCGGGCTGTGCGCGGACGGCGTCACCGAGGTCTGGGACGTCTTCCACATCGACCGCGGCTACCCGCACTTCGTCGAGAACCTGAACCGCCTGGGCGCGCGCATCGAGCGCGTCAGCGGCGAGCCCGACCGCACCTGA
- a CDS encoding cob(I)yrinic acid a,c-diamide adenosyltransferase: protein MVVRINRVYTKVGDNGTTALGDGSRVPKTSPRLGAYADTDEANSVIGLAVAMGALPAEITDVLRVLQNDLFDVGADLCLPIQDDPPYPPLRITEKYLERLEGWCDDFNDRLPKLTSFILPGGTPGAAFLHQARTVSRRAERSAWELYEAEPERTNPIAVKYLNRLSDLLFILARLANPEGDVLWQPGGQPS, encoded by the coding sequence ATGGTCGTTCGCATCAACCGCGTGTACACCAAGGTCGGCGACAACGGCACGACGGCGCTCGGCGACGGGTCGCGCGTGCCCAAGACATCGCCCCGGCTGGGCGCCTACGCCGACACCGACGAGGCGAACTCCGTCATCGGGCTGGCCGTCGCGATGGGCGCGCTGCCGGCCGAGATCACGGACGTCCTGCGCGTGCTGCAGAACGACCTCTTCGACGTCGGCGCCGATCTCTGCCTGCCGATCCAGGACGACCCGCCCTACCCGCCGCTGCGCATCACCGAGAAGTACCTCGAACGGCTCGAGGGCTGGTGCGACGACTTCAACGACCGCCTGCCCAAGCTGACGTCGTTCATCCTGCCGGGCGGCACCCCGGGCGCGGCGTTCCTGCACCAGGCGCGCACGGTGTCCCGCCGCGCGGAGCGGAGCGCGTGGGAGCTGTACGAAGCCGAGCCGGAGAGGACGAACCCGATCGCGGTGAAGTACCTGAACCGGCTGTCGGACCTGCTGTTCATCCTCGCCCGGCTGGCCAACCCCGAGGGTGACGTGCTGTGGCAGCCGGGCGGGCAGCCCTCCTAG
- a CDS encoding nuclear transport factor 2 family protein: protein MLPSELVEHALDLLVKHDMAGFAGLWAEDGVLEFPFAAAGYPARVEGRDAIADYLRGYPDLLDVRAITAKTVHETADPGVVVVEMTAAGVVVASRKPYELSYIAVLTVEDGEIRRYRDYWSPLAAAELMGGVDELTAAFAGSDRG from the coding sequence GTGCTACCGAGCGAACTCGTCGAGCACGCGCTCGACCTGCTGGTGAAGCACGACATGGCCGGGTTCGCCGGGCTGTGGGCCGAGGACGGCGTCCTCGAGTTCCCGTTCGCCGCGGCGGGCTACCCGGCCCGCGTCGAGGGCCGGGACGCCATCGCCGACTACCTGCGGGGCTACCCGGACCTGCTCGACGTCCGGGCGATCACGGCGAAGACCGTGCACGAGACCGCCGACCCGGGCGTGGTGGTCGTGGAGATGACCGCGGCCGGTGTCGTCGTCGCGTCGCGGAAGCCGTACGAGCTGTCCTACATCGCCGTGCTGACGGTCGAAGACGGCGAGATCCGGCGCTACCGCGACTACTGGAGCCCGCTCGCCGCGGCCGAGCTGATGGGCGGCGTCGACGAGCTGACGGCGGCGTTCGCCGGGAGCGACCGTGGCTGA
- a CDS encoding S9 family peptidase — MKQLMFTEDPQFWFETLRLFGHAAYGGSDFGEVLAAASTVTPGDYDSWHDAYRALADRLYAEAADASPVTARDLLLRASTYYFSADFFLHGDPADPRIAAAYDRSVECFRRAGVAEPVEIPYEGTVLQGYFYRAPGAGPKPVLVMHSGFDGSAEELHFFGAASGAERGYHVLTFDGPGQPSAMHRDKLVFRPDWEHAVTPVVDFVLGLDGVDPARIALLGVSLGGELAPRAAAFEPRLAAVIAVDGVYDAGSAVTSMLPWDRDEIVRRANAEHDEEFDALLAAGRQASSTLRWACDHGRYVLGAATDREFVAKYLEYTLEGGIAEKITCPTLICEAADDLFFAGETETEPRRLYEHVTAPKTLLTFTAEEGADAHCHVGAQRLATGRVYDWLDRTL; from the coding sequence ATGAAGCAGCTCATGTTCACCGAGGACCCGCAGTTCTGGTTCGAGACCCTGCGCCTGTTCGGCCACGCGGCCTACGGCGGTTCGGACTTCGGCGAGGTGCTCGCGGCGGCGTCGACCGTGACGCCGGGCGACTACGACAGCTGGCACGACGCCTACCGCGCCCTGGCCGACCGGCTGTACGCCGAAGCGGCCGACGCGAGCCCGGTCACCGCGCGCGATCTGCTGCTGCGCGCGTCGACGTACTACTTCTCGGCGGACTTCTTCCTGCACGGCGACCCGGCGGACCCGCGGATCGCGGCGGCGTACGACCGCAGCGTCGAGTGCTTCCGCCGCGCGGGCGTCGCCGAGCCGGTCGAAATCCCGTACGAGGGCACGGTGCTGCAGGGCTACTTCTACCGCGCGCCCGGTGCCGGGCCGAAGCCGGTCCTGGTGATGCACAGCGGTTTCGACGGCAGCGCCGAGGAACTCCACTTCTTCGGCGCGGCGTCCGGCGCCGAGCGCGGCTACCACGTCCTGACCTTCGACGGTCCCGGCCAGCCGAGCGCGATGCACCGCGACAAGCTCGTGTTCCGGCCGGACTGGGAGCACGCCGTCACGCCGGTGGTGGACTTCGTGCTCGGCCTCGACGGCGTCGACCCGGCGCGGATCGCGTTGCTGGGCGTCAGCCTGGGTGGCGAGCTCGCGCCGCGCGCGGCGGCGTTCGAGCCGCGGCTGGCGGCGGTGATCGCGGTCGACGGCGTCTACGACGCGGGCTCCGCGGTGACGTCGATGCTGCCGTGGGACCGCGACGAGATCGTCCGCCGCGCCAACGCCGAGCACGACGAGGAGTTCGACGCACTGCTCGCCGCCGGCCGGCAGGCCAGCTCGACCCTGCGCTGGGCGTGCGACCACGGCCGGTACGTCCTGGGCGCGGCGACGGACCGCGAGTTCGTCGCGAAGTACCTCGAGTACACCCTCGAAGGCGGCATCGCGGAGAAGATCACGTGCCCGACGCTGATCTGCGAAGCGGCGGACGACCTGTTCTTCGCCGGTGAGACGGAAACCGAGCCGCGCCGGCTGTACGAGCACGTGACGGCGCCGAAGACGTTGCTGACGTTCACGGCGGAGGAAGGCGCGGACGCCCACTGCCACGTCGGCGCGCAGCGGCTCGCGACCGGCCGCGTCTACGACTGGCTGGACCGCACGCTCTAG
- a CDS encoding TetR/AcrR family transcriptional regulator, whose amino-acid sequence MARTPTGAAVLQPEVTQAITDAVLHELAEQGYGRLSMEAVAKRAGVGKSALYRRWTSKHEMITAVVAEFSVSRAVLEDTGSLRGDLRVTLQAMIDWLTHPVFSRILPDLVAEGARNPEMAESARTSIGGPRRDRAEVMLRRAMDRGELPADLDVEMAMDVLGAPIYWRMVVRRAPVEPDYLDRLVEYVLRALGAQDV is encoded by the coding sequence ATGGCACGCACCCCGACCGGCGCCGCGGTCCTCCAGCCCGAAGTCACCCAGGCCATCACGGACGCGGTGCTGCACGAGCTCGCCGAGCAGGGTTACGGGCGGCTGTCGATGGAAGCGGTGGCGAAACGGGCCGGGGTCGGCAAGAGCGCGCTGTACCGGCGGTGGACGTCGAAGCACGAGATGATCACCGCGGTCGTCGCGGAGTTCAGCGTGTCGCGCGCGGTGCTCGAAGACACCGGCTCACTGCGCGGCGACCTGCGCGTGACGCTGCAGGCGATGATCGACTGGCTCACGCACCCGGTGTTCTCGCGGATCCTGCCGGACCTCGTCGCCGAGGGCGCGCGGAACCCCGAGATGGCCGAAAGCGCGCGCACCAGCATCGGCGGCCCGCGCCGCGACCGCGCGGAGGTAATGCTGCGCCGCGCGATGGACCGCGGCGAGCTGCCGGCGGACCTCGACGTCGAGATGGCGATGGACGTCCTGGGCGCGCCGATCTACTGGCGCATGGTGGTCCGCCGGGCCCCGGTGGAGCCGGACTACCTGGACCGGCTGGTGGAGTACGTCCTGCGCGCGCTGGGCGCGCAGGACGTGTGA
- a CDS encoding NAD(P)H-binding protein codes for MADVLVLGGTGTTGGRVVAGLRALGVTARAATRKVSEPGQVRFDWTDRATHAAALHDVSAVYLLAPIGEAEPARLVEPFLADALDAGVRRVVLLSSSAVTADSPGLGELQRLVRAAPEYAVLKPSWFMQNFTGEHLVAQGVRDGEIVTATGDGRVAFVDAGDIAAVAVRALTDAEPHNTEHVLTGPSAVSYAEAAEIVAAHTGRPVRHRAVSTAEFAALVTASGIPAEFAAVLAALDEDIRRGTEDRVTPAVEEVTGRPARSFRTFVEEEIR; via the coding sequence GTGGCTGACGTCCTGGTCCTCGGCGGCACCGGCACCACCGGCGGCCGGGTCGTCGCGGGCCTGCGCGCCCTCGGTGTCACAGCGCGGGCCGCCACGCGCAAGGTGAGCGAACCCGGCCAGGTGCGCTTCGACTGGACCGACCGCGCCACCCACGCCGCCGCGCTGCACGACGTCTCCGCCGTGTACCTGCTCGCCCCGATCGGCGAGGCCGAGCCCGCGCGGCTTGTCGAACCGTTCCTGGCGGACGCGCTCGACGCCGGCGTCCGGCGGGTCGTGCTGCTCAGCTCGTCGGCCGTCACCGCGGACTCGCCCGGCCTCGGCGAGCTGCAGCGCCTGGTGCGCGCCGCGCCGGAGTACGCCGTGCTGAAGCCGTCGTGGTTCATGCAGAACTTCACCGGCGAGCACCTGGTCGCCCAGGGCGTGCGGGACGGCGAGATCGTCACCGCCACCGGGGACGGCCGGGTGGCGTTCGTCGACGCCGGCGACATCGCGGCGGTCGCCGTCCGCGCGCTGACCGACGCCGAACCGCACAACACCGAACACGTCCTGACCGGCCCTTCGGCGGTCAGCTACGCCGAAGCCGCCGAGATCGTCGCCGCGCACACCGGACGTCCGGTGCGGCACCGCGCGGTGAGCACCGCCGAGTTCGCCGCTTTGGTTACCGCGTCCGGGATTCCCGCCGAGTTCGCCGCCGTTCTCGCCGCGCTCGACGAGGACATCCGCCGCGGCACCGAAGACCGCGTCACCCCGGCCGTCGAAGAGGTCACCGGCCGGCCCGCTCGTTCGTTCCGCACGTTCGTGGAGGAGGAAATCCGATGA